In one window of Pieris brassicae chromosome 10, ilPieBrab1.1, whole genome shotgun sequence DNA:
- the LOC123715207 gene encoding monocarboxylate transporter 12 isoform X2 gives MSLPREFIYNKELSKLEGNILGSSAPPTSTAPVSCSIDLPGDAIAEAVLSPEAAGSLLSIQSAPPEQSERIEQRERPVSLLLELPLATQVGAYLSAMSPTEQEEDSLLTLSSVTARPLLAASRKLRPQSDSTDTSPPDGGYGWVVVFGAFMVQFWVAGLFKSYGVLYVEIMETFPDSSESVASWIPAALSTLCLALAPLSSALCEKYSCRLVVFIGGLFCATGLALSFFSTGLLHLLLSFGVMTGIGGGLSTTPGIVIVSQYFDKHRALANGICVSGTAAGSFVFPMLIEKLVGVYGLHGTVLLLATLYRPPPTIRSNTPVTTTTTENTTLLNDIQDGKALPAKDNKLQNLFQPESEISMNQKNALLNDDKRTFFTEIMHPSLIEVARPPLPCQMSDSEDSEGMDVLGVVGLPREVARLRLRPTRSSSILHSVEDLSTDSTCVYKASRRKISRSLYIKPPLPSRIIPNKVQEPEVLKKDEEEKKEEMEEVIEKGCVATISRYLDVSLLKSWRFGLLCTSVALMSCGSPYALYYLPAYTVAVGHSKAAAGRLVAISAVLDLCGRLGLGWLCDLHLFCRRKAYILSIIVAGVAVLTLPSLTSWWALAIASGAYGLCLGCWFLLVPVLLADAFGTARIASSYGLVRMFQSLAAVSVPPTAGLIRDVTGGYSCCFYGMGSCMVLGSIPVIAFHIATKNKEKE, from the exons gaGTTATCCAAGCTGGAAGGCAATATCCTCGGGTCTTCAGCACCACCAACGTCGACAGCGCCAGTGTCCTGCTCCATCGATCTTCCAGGAGATGCCATTGCAGag GCGGTGCTGTCTCCCGAGGCTGCAGGGTCCTTACTGTCGATTCAATCTGCGCCTCCAGAACAGAGTGAGAGGATTGAACAGAGGGAACGACCTGTCAGTCTACTCTTAGAACTGCCGTTGGCTACT CAAGTAGGCGCCTACCTGTCAGCGATGTCGCCGACGGAGCAAGAAGAAGACTCTCTTCTTACGCTGTCGTCCGTCACAGCACGACCGCTGCTAGCTGCTTCTAGAAAACTGAGGCCGCAAAGCGATAGCACAGA caCATCACCACCAGACGGCGGTTACGGCTGGGTGGTGGTATTTGGTGCATTCATGGTGCAGTTCTGGGTGGCTGGACTATTCAAGTCCTATGGAGTCCTTTATGTGGAGATTATGGAAACTTTCCCAGATTCCTCTGAGAGTGTCGCTTCTTGGATACCAGCTGCACTGTCCACTTTGTGCTTGGCGTTAG cTCCTTTATCATCAGCCCTTTGTGAAAAGTACTCCTGTCGTCTGGTCGTCTTCATAGGCGGACTGTTCTGTGCAACTGGCCTCGCTCTCTCTTTCTTCAGTACTGGATTGCTGCATCTTCTACTCAGTTTTGGTGTTATGACTG GTATCGGAGGTGGATTATCTACTACTCCTGGCATAGTAATAGTATCACAATATTTCGACAAACACAGAGCATTGGCAAACGGCATATGTGTGAGTGGCACAGCTGCTGGAAGCTTCGTTTTTCCGATGTTGATAGAGAAACTGGTGGGTGTGTATGGGCTGCATGgaactgttttattattag CTACGCTTTATCGTCCACCTCCCACGATAAGGTCCAACACACCAGTAACCACAACAACGACTGAGAATACCACGCTTCTTAATGACATACAAGATG GTAAAGCTCTACCAGCGAAGGACAACAAACTACAGAATCTTTTCCAACCAGAGAGCGAAATATCTATGAACCAGAAAAATGCTCTACTCAACGATGACAAACGAACTTTCTTCACTGAAATTATGCACCCAAGTTTGATTGAG GTAGCGCGGCCACCTCTGCCTTGTCAGATGTCTGATTCAGAAGATTCCGAAGGGATGGACGTTTTAGGAGTTGTTG GCTTGCCCCGTGAAGTTGCCCGTCTGCGTTTGCGTCCAACACGTTCGTCGTCAATCCTGCACTCCGTGGAAGATCTATCCACAGACAGCACATGTGTTTATAAAGCGAGTCGAAGGAAGATTAGCAG ATCGCTATATATAAAGCCACCTTTGCCAAGTCGGATAATCCCTAATAAAGTTCAGGAACCGGAGGTATTAAAGAAGGACGAAGAAGAGAAGAAAGAAGAAATGGAAGAGGTAATAGAAAAGGGATGTGTCGCCACAATATCAAG ataTTTGGACGTTTCCTTACTGAAGTCCTGGCGCTTCGGCCTCCTGTGTACGTCAGTAGCACTTATGTCCTGTGGTTCTCCTTACGCGTTATACTACTTACCAGCTTATACCGTGGCCGTGGGACATAGTAAGGCTGCAGCAG GTCGCCTTGTAGCCATCAGCGCCGTATTAGATCTGTGTGGCAGATTAGGACTGGGATGGCTGTGTGACTTACATCTATTTTGCAGACGAAAAGCATACATTTTaag CATCATCGTGGCCGGTGTGGCGGTACTGACGCTTCCTAGTTTGACTTCTTGGTGGGCATTAGCAATTGCATCTG GTGCTTATGGACTATGTTTGGGTTGCTGGTTCCTCCTTGTACCTGTATTACTAGCTGATGCATTTGGAACAGCTCGAATCGCCTCTTCATACGGTCTCGTCAGGATGTTCCAGAGTTTAGCTGCTGTATCTGTACCACCGACTGCTg GCTTGATACGTGACGTTACAGGCGGTTACTCATGCTGCTTCTACGGAATGGGATCCTGCATGGTCCTAGGTTCTATTCCTGTCATAGCCTTTCACATTGCCACGAAAAATAAAGAGAAAGAATGA
- the LOC123715207 gene encoding monocarboxylate transporter 12 isoform X1, with amino-acid sequence MSLPREFIYNKELSKLEGNILGSSAPPTSTAPVSCSIDLPGDAIAEAVLSPEAAGSLLSIQSAPPEQSERIEQRERPVSLLLELPLATQVGAYLSAMSPTEQEEDSLLTLSSVTARPLLAASRKLRPQSDSTDTSPPDGGYGWVVVFGAFMVQFWVAGLFKSYGVLYVEIMETFPDSSESVASWIPAALSTLCLALAPLSSALCEKYSCRLVVFIGGLFCATGLALSFFSTGLLHLLLSFGVMTGIGGGLSTTPGIVIVSQYFDKHRALANGICVSGTAAGSFVFPMLIEKLVGVYGLHGTVLLLGGGMLHVCVAATLYRPPPTIRSNTPVTTTTTENTTLLNDIQDGKALPAKDNKLQNLFQPESEISMNQKNALLNDDKRTFFTEIMHPSLIEVARPPLPCQMSDSEDSEGMDVLGVVGLPREVARLRLRPTRSSSILHSVEDLSTDSTCVYKASRRKISRSLYIKPPLPSRIIPNKVQEPEVLKKDEEEKKEEMEEVIEKGCVATISRYLDVSLLKSWRFGLLCTSVALMSCGSPYALYYLPAYTVAVGHSKAAAGRLVAISAVLDLCGRLGLGWLCDLHLFCRRKAYILSIIVAGVAVLTLPSLTSWWALAIASGAYGLCLGCWFLLVPVLLADAFGTARIASSYGLVRMFQSLAAVSVPPTAGLIRDVTGGYSCCFYGMGSCMVLGSIPVIAFHIATKNKEKE; translated from the exons gaGTTATCCAAGCTGGAAGGCAATATCCTCGGGTCTTCAGCACCACCAACGTCGACAGCGCCAGTGTCCTGCTCCATCGATCTTCCAGGAGATGCCATTGCAGag GCGGTGCTGTCTCCCGAGGCTGCAGGGTCCTTACTGTCGATTCAATCTGCGCCTCCAGAACAGAGTGAGAGGATTGAACAGAGGGAACGACCTGTCAGTCTACTCTTAGAACTGCCGTTGGCTACT CAAGTAGGCGCCTACCTGTCAGCGATGTCGCCGACGGAGCAAGAAGAAGACTCTCTTCTTACGCTGTCGTCCGTCACAGCACGACCGCTGCTAGCTGCTTCTAGAAAACTGAGGCCGCAAAGCGATAGCACAGA caCATCACCACCAGACGGCGGTTACGGCTGGGTGGTGGTATTTGGTGCATTCATGGTGCAGTTCTGGGTGGCTGGACTATTCAAGTCCTATGGAGTCCTTTATGTGGAGATTATGGAAACTTTCCCAGATTCCTCTGAGAGTGTCGCTTCTTGGATACCAGCTGCACTGTCCACTTTGTGCTTGGCGTTAG cTCCTTTATCATCAGCCCTTTGTGAAAAGTACTCCTGTCGTCTGGTCGTCTTCATAGGCGGACTGTTCTGTGCAACTGGCCTCGCTCTCTCTTTCTTCAGTACTGGATTGCTGCATCTTCTACTCAGTTTTGGTGTTATGACTG GTATCGGAGGTGGATTATCTACTACTCCTGGCATAGTAATAGTATCACAATATTTCGACAAACACAGAGCATTGGCAAACGGCATATGTGTGAGTGGCACAGCTGCTGGAAGCTTCGTTTTTCCGATGTTGATAGAGAAACTGGTGGGTGTGTATGGGCTGCATGgaactgttttattattag GTGGCGGCATGTTACATGTGTGTGTGGCAGCTACGCTTTATCGTCCACCTCCCACGATAAGGTCCAACACACCAGTAACCACAACAACGACTGAGAATACCACGCTTCTTAATGACATACAAGATG GTAAAGCTCTACCAGCGAAGGACAACAAACTACAGAATCTTTTCCAACCAGAGAGCGAAATATCTATGAACCAGAAAAATGCTCTACTCAACGATGACAAACGAACTTTCTTCACTGAAATTATGCACCCAAGTTTGATTGAG GTAGCGCGGCCACCTCTGCCTTGTCAGATGTCTGATTCAGAAGATTCCGAAGGGATGGACGTTTTAGGAGTTGTTG GCTTGCCCCGTGAAGTTGCCCGTCTGCGTTTGCGTCCAACACGTTCGTCGTCAATCCTGCACTCCGTGGAAGATCTATCCACAGACAGCACATGTGTTTATAAAGCGAGTCGAAGGAAGATTAGCAG ATCGCTATATATAAAGCCACCTTTGCCAAGTCGGATAATCCCTAATAAAGTTCAGGAACCGGAGGTATTAAAGAAGGACGAAGAAGAGAAGAAAGAAGAAATGGAAGAGGTAATAGAAAAGGGATGTGTCGCCACAATATCAAG ataTTTGGACGTTTCCTTACTGAAGTCCTGGCGCTTCGGCCTCCTGTGTACGTCAGTAGCACTTATGTCCTGTGGTTCTCCTTACGCGTTATACTACTTACCAGCTTATACCGTGGCCGTGGGACATAGTAAGGCTGCAGCAG GTCGCCTTGTAGCCATCAGCGCCGTATTAGATCTGTGTGGCAGATTAGGACTGGGATGGCTGTGTGACTTACATCTATTTTGCAGACGAAAAGCATACATTTTaag CATCATCGTGGCCGGTGTGGCGGTACTGACGCTTCCTAGTTTGACTTCTTGGTGGGCATTAGCAATTGCATCTG GTGCTTATGGACTATGTTTGGGTTGCTGGTTCCTCCTTGTACCTGTATTACTAGCTGATGCATTTGGAACAGCTCGAATCGCCTCTTCATACGGTCTCGTCAGGATGTTCCAGAGTTTAGCTGCTGTATCTGTACCACCGACTGCTg GCTTGATACGTGACGTTACAGGCGGTTACTCATGCTGCTTCTACGGAATGGGATCCTGCATGGTCCTAGGTTCTATTCCTGTCATAGCCTTTCACATTGCCACGAAAAATAAAGAGAAAGAATGA